The sequence CATTTGAGAAAGGTTTCTTCATTGTAATTCGCACATGCCAGTTGCTGGCTCAAAAGAATGAAGGCTTAATATTAGTAGGAGTTGCAGGTCCTTCTGGAGCTGGGAAGACTGTGTTCACTGAGAAGGTGCTTAACTTTATGCCCAGCATTGCTGTCATTACAATGGACAACTATAATGACTCTAGTCGAATTATTGATGGGAACTATGATGGTAAAGTTGAATCTCTTCTGATTTATTACTTGAACTTTTATAGTGGAGTGATTAGCATTTTTACTTCTGTGGATTTTGAGTATGGTCTTGAAAATCCTTACAGGCatcaatttttctttagtttctcaAGCAACTGCGTTTTTCATTCTATCGGATTCCCTTTGAGAAGACGACTGAGCGAGTGACAACCAACAATATGCTTTACTGTTTCTACATATGGTTGGGGATCTCCTTAATGACTAGCAGAGTTGGCTGTTAGGTCTTCATAGTCAGTAACATTGACAAAGAATACTAGTACACATTACATAAAATTGAATTTGTGGGATATCTCTAAGCATACTATGGGCTATTCAGATTAGTATCTGTCTAAGCAGTTAATCCTAAACATAACTTGCATTATCGATCTTAAATCCATCTCTATCATTCCTCCCTCCTCTCCACCTCCTCTTAGTCAATCCCACCTTCTTGACTGGTAAATCATGGATACATAATTAACATTCTAATTCACCAAGTACTGTGGCTATTGTATtcatctttgaaattttttataaatggatTTTATTCTATTCTCTTGTTATgtcagaaaaaaaattgagattcatttaagttgaaaaaaatttattaaatacttttggtgaaatatgcTGCAGACCAATGAAAATTTGATCACTTCCATCACAAAATGTTATACATTTTTGTAGCtgttcttaaaatataattttttcttcttgttttttctcCTGAGGTTGTTATTTGCTTATCATTAAAGATAATGATTCAAGATGAGAGAAGGATTCATGGAAGATGATCTCTAATTATTGTCATGTTTTGTGACAGACCCACGCTTGACAGATTATGACACATTGCTTGAGAACATACGTGATTTAAAAGCAGGGAAACCTACTCAGGTCCCAATATATGATTTCAAGACTAGCTCTCGCATAGGTTACAGGTTGTGTCTCGCTTAAATCTCCCTTTTCCATTGGACTATTGTCTAGGGTTAGTGACATCTCCACTTATTCTGCCTACACACAGAGGGAAATAAGacagaaagaaataaaaactaaaaatgtttTCGCCGTCAAGGTTTTTATTTAGAGTCTTACTTAAAATACCTAGTGCtttcataaatttataatttaaaccTGCTCAATCAACATGCATGGTTCATTTCTCATTGCTTGGTCACACTGATTCTTCTTATAGGACAGTTGAAGTCCCTAGCTCCTGCATTGTGATAATTGAAGGCATCTATGCCTTAAGCGAAAAACTGCGACCTTTGCTAGATCTTCGTGTCTCTGTCACTGGTGGAGTTCATTTTGACCTTGTCAAACGGGTTTTACGGGATATTCAACGTGCTGGCCAAGAGCCTGAAGAAATAATTCATCAAATCTCCGAAACGGTATTTTCACTGATTCTGCATTAGATATTTTGCTTACAGACTTTGACAGAGTTTGGAACTAAGTATTgcaattttaactcatctatATGttcttgtcattttttttcttttacacaGGTATATCCCATGTACAAAGCTTTTATTGAGCCTGATCTCCAAACAGCACATATAAGAATCATCAATAAGTTTAATCCTTTCACTGGATTTCAGAACCCCACTTATATACTAAAGGTGAACCTTTTATTAACCAACCTGGAGTTTTTAtggttaatttgtttttaagtgaatcatgattttgtttgtttcatcTGACTCTTGCACTGAGTGCTGTGAACTTTTGTAGTCAACAAGGGCTGTGACGGTGGATCAAATCAAGGCCATTATTCCTGAAGAACATAAGGAAACTACAGAAGAAACATATGACATATATCTACTTCCACCAGGTGACGATCCTGAAGCATGTCAATCATATCTGAGGATGAGGAACAGGGATGGCAAGTATAATCTCATGTTTGAGGTAGGGATACTGTAAAATCATGCTTCTTTATTGCAgggattatttatttttttcttacttttagGCTTTTCCTGTTTTGTCCCTCCTGCAATTAGTCTTGCACTTCTTATAACACTACATTATGAAAGGATATCAGACATCCAGTGGTTAGTTCATATTTTCTTCCACCtccaatcaagaaaaagaaaaaagaatctaCTTGTTCCATCTTgattttaggttttattttatcatacGATATCGGATGCTATCACCTGAttcatctttttattaaacTTGTTTGCTGCATTGGCTGTATCTTCTCCCCTTCACCTCTTGCTTGAGTGCATTGTTAAAGCCTCTGTACCAGATTTCCAGAGCTAACACATCACGTCACACCTTTTGCTCATGGAGAGTGTAGTCATAGATATTATTACAAACATGGAAGCTTGTATGTAGCATGTACGTTACATTATACCTAAAGGCTCCCCTCTCCCCCCGGTGCATGTACTTGTTTcatatgaatttaataaaattaagtagcTTGTAGTGACTATAACTTGATACTCTTTTTTCACTCTTCCCGCAAACAAGATTGTGTAAATTTGTGTTCTATAACGAGATTGTAACTTTAAggaatttttgaatattttgcaATTGTAAACActtaatatgaaattatgttgaCTTTGTGATTCCCTTTAATTCCATAGAACATGAACAATCAATATTGTAAAGGGATAATGTTCTTTAGTGGCTGATGGAGTTTGCTTGAATGTTCTCCCTTgatgatttaaattttacaaaggGACCTATGAAGACTGAAAAGTGCCTGAAACTTTAGATTTCTGACAAATCCTGCTTCTTGTTTCCAGGAATGGGTTACAGATAGTCCATTTATAATATCACCTAGAATCACTTTTGAGGTTAGTGTTCGCCTTCTTGGAGGGCTCATGGCCTTGGGGTATACAATTGCGACCATCCTGAAACGGAGTAGCCATATCTTCTCTAATGACAGGGTGAGCGTGAAAATTGATTGGCTAGAACAACTTAATCGGAAATATGTTCAGGTATTCTACCGATTACTTCATTCCGTTGTTCGAGTTGATTTGGAGCCTATTATGCCAATTCCCTTCTTTATTAGCGTTGGGTTCTTTTGTTTTGTACCTAATGATTATGCACGAGTTTTCTGCTTCAAATGTTTCTTAGTTGAATTTCCAAAGCTAGCATTAGtccttatttttcctttttctggtGTTAAGGTGCAGGGAAGAGATCGTTTACATGTTAAGTATATTGCAGAGCAGTTGGGTTTGGATGGTTCATATGTTCCTCGAACTTACATAGAACAAATTCAGTTGGAGAAGCTTGTTAATGATGTCATGGTATGACTTCCAACTGAGCTTGCAGATATCTGACTTGTTCATGGTCCTGATCTGATGAGTTTGCAGGCATTGCCAGCTGATTTGAAGACAAAGCTTAGCATAGATGATGATTTTGCTTCAAGCCCTAAAGAAGCCCTTTCACGAGCCTCTGCAGATAGGAGAATGAAGTATCTCAATCGGTACTCTCTAGTTCTAGCAACAATTTTATGCTTCAGCAGTCTGAGATGGGAAGAAGCTCACAAGTTCTCCCTTTggtctatttatatattatcagTTTTTGGCTTAAAAAAAGGCCCGAAACTATTTAAAGTTTATGAAAGTCTGCTCTCAAAATACTGTTACATTTTCGGCAGATCACACTCGTACTCAAATCGACGGGACAAGAACCTGCCCAAGCTGACAAAGCTTTCTGTTAACAACAGAAGGTTT comes from Juglans microcarpa x Juglans regia isolate MS1-56 chromosome 8S, Jm3101_v1.0, whole genome shotgun sequence and encodes:
- the LOC121245050 gene encoding inorganic pyrophosphatase TTM1-like isoform X1, which translates into the protein MAQDPSSGAESPRRRSGLLRDQVQLVKRKDSDRHEIVPIKDPLSFEKGFFIVIRTCQLLAQKNEGLILVGVAGPSGAGKTVFTEKVLNFMPSIAVITMDNYNDSSRIIDGNYDDPRLTDYDTLLENIRDLKAGKPTQVPIYDFKTSSRIGYRTVEVPSSCIVIIEGIYALSEKLRPLLDLRVSVTGGVHFDLVKRVLRDIQRAGQEPEEIIHQISETVYPMYKAFIEPDLQTAHIRIINKFNPFTGFQNPTYILKSTRAVTVDQIKAIIPEEHKETTEETYDIYLLPPGDDPEACQSYLRMRNRDGKYNLMFEEWVTDSPFIISPRITFEVSVRLLGGLMALGYTIATILKRSSHIFSNDRVSVKIDWLEQLNRKYVQVQGRDRLHVKYIAEQLGLDGSYVPRTYIEQIQLEKLVNDVMALPADLKTKLSIDDDFASSPKEALSRASADRRMKYLNRSHSYSNRRDKNLPKLTKLSVNNRRFDGRTPESPAALANPGVLTQLSEQISTLNERMDEFTSRIEELNSKISIRRVSASQQNLALQAEASNGNGPTSLFATGLGNGSLTGSLMPNSSSSSQLARESPLVEEILLIARGQRQIIHQLDNLTTFLHEYRGERSQHGRTDHTNRMIDADSISFPLILTLAIGGLGVVLFRGLASEK
- the LOC121245050 gene encoding inorganic pyrophosphatase TTM1-like isoform X2; protein product: MAQDPSSGAESPRRRSGLLRDQVQLVKRKDSDRHEIVPIKDPLSFEKGPSGAGKTVFTEKVLNFMPSIAVITMDNYNDSSRIIDGNYDDPRLTDYDTLLENIRDLKAGKPTQVPIYDFKTSSRIGYRTVEVPSSCIVIIEGIYALSEKLRPLLDLRVSVTGGVHFDLVKRVLRDIQRAGQEPEEIIHQISETVYPMYKAFIEPDLQTAHIRIINKFNPFTGFQNPTYILKSTRAVTVDQIKAIIPEEHKETTEETYDIYLLPPGDDPEACQSYLRMRNRDGKYNLMFEEWVTDSPFIISPRITFEVSVRLLGGLMALGYTIATILKRSSHIFSNDRVSVKIDWLEQLNRKYVQVQGRDRLHVKYIAEQLGLDGSYVPRTYIEQIQLEKLVNDVMALPADLKTKLSIDDDFASSPKEALSRASADRRMKYLNRSHSYSNRRDKNLPKLTKLSVNNRRFDGRTPESPAALANPGVLTQLSEQISTLNERMDEFTSRIEELNSKISIRRVSASQQNLALQAEASNGNGPTSLFATGLGNGSLTGSLMPNSSSSSQLARESPLVEEILLIARGQRQIIHQLDNLTTFLHEYRGERSQHGRTDHTNRMIDADSISFPLILTLAIGGLGVVLFRGLASEK
- the LOC121245050 gene encoding inorganic pyrophosphatase TTM1-like isoform X3, coding for MAQDPSSGAESPRRRSGLLRDQVQLVKRKDSDRHEIVPIKDPLSFEKGFFIVIRTCQLLAQKNEGLILVGVAGPSGAGKTVFTEKVLNFMPSIAVITMDNYNDSSRIIDGNYDDPRLTDYDTLLENIRDLKAGKPTQVPIYDFKTSSRIGYRTVEVPSSCIVIIEGIYALSEKLRPLLDLRVSVTGGVHFDLVKRVLRDIQRAGQEPEEIIHQISETVYPMYKAFIEPDLQTAHIRIINKFNPFTGFQNPTYILKSTRAVTVDQIKAIIPEEHKETTEETYDIYLLPPGDDPEACQSYLRMRNRDGKYNLMFEEWVTDSPFIISPRITFEVSVRLLGGLMALGYTIATILKRSSHIFSNDRVSVKIDWLEQLNRKYVQALPADLKTKLSIDDDFASSPKEALSRASADRRMKYLNRSHSYSNRRDKNLPKLTKLSVNNRRFDGRTPESPAALANPGVLTQLSEQISTLNERMDEFTSRIEELNSKISIRRVSASQQNLALQAEASNGNGPTSLFATGLGNGSLTGSLMPNSSSSSQLARESPLVEEILLIARGQRQIIHQLDNLTTFLHEYRGERSQHGRTDHTNRMIDADSISFPLILTLAIGGLGVVLFRGLASEK